GAAGGGCCGAAGATGATGGCAAAATCGGAATGATGAGCCGCGCTTCCGCCCGACGAGGCTGAAAGGAGCCCGCTTATGACCCTCTCTCCGATCCGCAAAATCTTCCAGGGCGTCGCCGACCGCCGGCAGATGTTCAGACTGTTCGATCGCCATGAACAGCGGCCAAATGCACATCCAGCCGATGATCAACACCTTTATGTGGGCGAATGGTTCGAGATCTCTCCGGAAAATTATCAGTACATGTTCGACATCCTTCCGCCGCTTTGGATGGAGTGGGACATGTTCGCGCTCTCGCGGCCGCTGACCGGCGCTTTAACGAGCATCTTCTTTAACCTCAAGGTCAGCGACCGGCCGCGGTATTTCCACGGCTACTGCGACCTGTCCGATCGCGGTTCGCCTGAGCGCATGAAGCAGTCCATCATCGTGCGCGAATCTCGGCCTGTCTGCACCATGACGCGCGACGAACGGCTCGAGCACATATGGTCGATCACGCATGATGACTATCGCGGCTACGCCGGTGAACGCTGGCCGATAGCCGACCGCGGCAAGCGCACCGTGTTGTTCTATGGCGGACGGCATGGGAGCTTGCTGAAATTGCTCGATCGTCTCACGGACGACGAGATCGCCGCGAAGTTGCCCGTGCATCTGCGCTATCTCCCCGAAGCGATCGCGGCGTGAGGGAGGATGCCATGACGGACTATCATTCCCCGACGGTCGTTCAGCCCAACATCCCGCCCGCGGACATGACGCCGCTGGAGCGGCTGATCCTCGATCTCGCCTTCGACGCGGAGAGCGAGACAGACGGCATCTATTTCCATTCGGAGTGTGGGCCGAGCGACATTGTCACCCTGTCCGTTGAGGACCTGCGTACCGCTTTCGAGGCGTCACGAGATCGCGGTGAAAGCAGCATCGGCAAATATGTCAGCGCCTTGCTCACGCGACACGATGAGCAGGCCGGTGACGACCCTCCGGACGACATCGACGTCGATCTCACCGACAGCGAGAACGGCTGGGATCAGATGTTTCAGGACATCGTGCGCCGATCCGCCACGATCGATGAGATCGTTGTAACCTCGGCGTTCACATGCACCAGGATGCGACCCAACGGCTTCGGCGGCAGTGTGATGCTCATCACCGCTGACGCCATCCGATACTGCTCTACGGCCGACATGCTTGAGAAATTCTGGAACGAGGCCGCCAAGGCATCGCCAAACCCTCGGCCCACTCCGTCCGAACGAACGTCATAGGCGGCATCACCGCTCGAACCTCGCGAAAGCCCGGCCATGCGCCGGGCTTCGCGTTTCAACCGCCGGCAATGCCGGTC
This region of Afipia carboxidovorans OM5 genomic DNA includes:
- a CDS encoding DUF1419 domain-containing protein encodes the protein MTLSPIRKIFQGVADRRQMFRLFDRHEQRPNAHPADDQHLYVGEWFEISPENYQYMFDILPPLWMEWDMFALSRPLTGALTSIFFNLKVSDRPRYFHGYCDLSDRGSPERMKQSIIVRESRPVCTMTRDERLEHIWSITHDDYRGYAGERWPIADRGKRTVLFYGGRHGSLLKLLDRLTDDEIAAKLPVHLRYLPEAIAA